The Bifidobacterium eulemuris genome includes a window with the following:
- a CDS encoding DMT family transporter produces MMCLLLTALIWGSSFVAQVRGMDSMSPMFFNACRFTLGALSLLPVLAVMRLHARAKRVTRGSEGTDPSVMLKTGDEAHGGRDAAAIRRHIGVGTLCGTILFAASTLQQYGILLDRSAGRAGFLTALYIVMVPLLAWLFMRRRVGLPVVVAVVLSLAGFHLLCVTDGFGPLAGADVLLLLSAVSFAVHILAIDTLGSTLDAVALSFVQFCATAALSWIGALAEGSIYWPGAAGSLGSLLYAGIASVGVAYTLQVVGQQWVPPTRASLIMSLESFFSALGGALLLGEVMSPRGYLGCALIFLGTMLAQMPARLPAFLRKDASD; encoded by the coding sequence ATGATGTGCCTGCTGCTGACGGCATTGATTTGGGGCTCGTCCTTCGTTGCGCAGGTGCGGGGCATGGACTCGATGTCCCCAATGTTCTTCAACGCCTGCCGCTTCACGCTTGGCGCGTTATCGCTGCTTCCGGTGCTGGCGGTCATGCGCCTGCACGCAAGGGCGAAGCGTGTCACACGCGGTTCCGAAGGCACGGACCCAAGCGTCATGCTCAAGACGGGGGACGAGGCGCATGGCGGACGCGACGCCGCGGCCATACGCCGTCACATTGGTGTGGGAACGCTCTGTGGCACTATTCTCTTCGCGGCCAGCACGCTGCAGCAGTACGGTATTCTCCTCGACCGCTCGGCTGGACGCGCGGGATTCCTCACCGCCCTGTATATCGTGATGGTGCCGCTGTTGGCATGGCTGTTCATGCGCCGCAGGGTGGGACTGCCGGTGGTGGTCGCCGTCGTCTTGTCGCTGGCAGGTTTCCACCTGCTGTGCGTTACGGATGGTTTCGGCCCGTTGGCGGGTGCCGACGTGTTGCTGCTGTTGAGCGCGGTGTCGTTCGCCGTTCATATCCTGGCGATCGACACGTTGGGATCGACACTTGACGCGGTCGCTCTTTCCTTCGTGCAGTTCTGCGCCACCGCGGCGTTGAGTTGGATCGGCGCTTTGGCGGAGGGGAGCATCTACTGGCCGGGTGCGGCCGGTTCCCTTGGCTCATTACTGTATGCGGGCATCGCTTCCGTGGGCGTGGCCTACACCCTGCAGGTGGTGGGGCAGCAGTGGGTGCCCCCGACCCGCGCCAGCCTCATTATGAGTCTGGAATCGTTCTTCTCGGCGTTGGGAGGCGCGCTGCTGCTCGGTGAGGTGATGTCGCCGCGGGGATATCTTGGCTGTGCGTTGATCTTTCTCGGCACCATGCTGGCGCAGATGCCGGCGCGCCTGCCCGCGTTCCTGCGCAAGGACGCAAGCGATTAA
- a CDS encoding GTP pyrophosphokinase, with the protein MIVILDRHNRMSSSELQARLRAVDLGGSQFGLDDITNFIDQMQVYEGAMYEISTKLEILDGEFQVRFSHDPIHHMERRLKSINSIVGKLERKGLPVSVNSIRDNLFDVAGIRVICNYRDDVYSVSNYLSSQSDIQVLRVKDYIKNPKQNGYRSLHVIYAVPVFLSSGAHYTPVEVQFRTIAMDYWASLEHALRYKTDLPDDKLAEHSQTLLDCARSLQNIEVQMQNIHRDINGAPQVEETPKTTE; encoded by the coding sequence ATGATCGTGATACTTGACCGCCACAACCGCATGAGCTCATCCGAACTGCAGGCCCGTCTCAGAGCCGTGGATTTGGGCGGAAGCCAGTTCGGGCTCGATGACATCACCAATTTCATCGACCAGATGCAGGTCTACGAAGGTGCGATGTACGAGATCAGCACCAAGCTGGAGATCCTCGACGGCGAATTCCAGGTGCGGTTCAGCCACGATCCGATCCACCATATGGAACGCAGACTCAAATCCATCAACTCCATCGTCGGCAAGCTGGAGCGCAAGGGACTGCCGGTGAGCGTGAACTCCATCCGCGACAACCTGTTCGATGTGGCCGGCATCCGCGTCATCTGCAACTACCGCGACGACGTGTATTCCGTGTCGAACTATCTGTCCTCGCAGTCGGACATCCAGGTGCTGCGCGTCAAGGACTACATCAAGAACCCCAAGCAGAACGGCTACCGTTCGCTGCATGTGATCTACGCGGTGCCGGTGTTCCTTTCCTCAGGCGCGCACTACACGCCGGTCGAGGTGCAGTTCCGCACCATCGCCATGGATTACTGGGCGAGCCTGGAGCACGCGCTGCGATACAAGACCGACCTGCCGGACGACAAACTCGCCGAGCATTCGCAGACGCTGCTCGACTGCGCCCGCTCCCTGCAGAACATCGAAGTGCAGATGCAGAACATCCACCGCGACATCAACGGCGCCCCGCAGGTCGAGGAGACCCCGAAAACCACCGAGTGA
- the miaB gene encoding tRNA (N6-isopentenyl adenosine(37)-C2)-methylthiotransferase MiaB translates to MNEDMMTETERNATAQDAPTARMGERGKGLFQIHTLGCQMNVHDSERIAGVLEADGYVPATEEQIDGHDVDLIVLNTCAVRENAAERMYGTVGLWAEMKRQRPNLQIAVGGCMAQLDRQRIADKAPWIAAVFGTKNIGSLPRLLEQNRVTDLPQVEVADQLEYFPSDLPTARASKVSSWVSISVGCNNTCTFCIVPTTRGKEKDRRPGDILAEVRDCVQSGAKEVTLLGQNVNSFGYGIGDRYAFSKLLRACGEIEGLERVRFTSPHPAAFTDDVIAAMAETPNVMHQLHMPLQSGSDKILRAMRRSYRTAKFMDILRKVREAMPDAQISTDIIVGFPGETEEDFQDTLRIVEEARFSSAFTFIYSPRPGTPAAEMEQVPHDVSQERFERLVALQERITEEELKKFEGTDVEVMITGTQGKKDAATHRVTGRERTGTLVHIGVPEGEPMPGIGDFVTATVTHAGRHNLIADPDPKAGQTYHVRH, encoded by the coding sequence ATGAACGAAGACATGATGACCGAAACCGAACGCAACGCCACCGCACAGGACGCGCCGACCGCGCGCATGGGGGAGCGGGGCAAGGGATTGTTCCAGATCCACACGCTCGGCTGCCAGATGAACGTGCATGATTCCGAGCGCATCGCCGGCGTGCTCGAGGCGGACGGCTACGTGCCGGCCACCGAGGAGCAGATCGACGGGCATGATGTGGATCTCATCGTGCTCAACACCTGCGCGGTGCGCGAGAACGCCGCCGAGCGCATGTACGGCACGGTGGGCCTGTGGGCGGAGATGAAGCGCCAGCGGCCCAATCTGCAGATCGCGGTCGGCGGCTGCATGGCCCAGCTCGACCGCCAGCGGATCGCCGACAAGGCGCCGTGGATCGCGGCCGTGTTCGGCACGAAGAACATCGGCTCGCTGCCGCGTCTGCTCGAACAGAACCGCGTGACCGACCTGCCGCAGGTCGAGGTGGCCGACCAGCTCGAGTATTTCCCCAGCGACCTTCCCACGGCGCGCGCCTCGAAGGTCAGCTCGTGGGTGTCGATCTCCGTGGGCTGCAACAACACCTGCACCTTCTGCATCGTGCCCACCACGCGCGGCAAGGAGAAGGACCGCCGTCCCGGCGACATCCTCGCCGAGGTGCGCGATTGCGTCCAGTCGGGCGCCAAGGAGGTCACGCTGCTGGGACAGAACGTGAACTCCTTCGGCTACGGCATCGGCGACCGCTACGCCTTCTCTAAACTGCTGCGCGCCTGCGGCGAGATCGAAGGACTGGAGCGCGTGCGCTTCACCTCGCCGCATCCGGCCGCCTTCACCGACGATGTGATCGCCGCCATGGCCGAGACCCCGAATGTGATGCACCAGCTGCACATGCCCCTGCAGTCCGGTTCCGACAAAATCCTGCGCGCCATGCGCCGCTCCTACCGCACGGCCAAGTTCATGGACATCCTGCGCAAGGTGCGTGAGGCGATGCCGGACGCGCAGATCTCCACCGACATCATCGTCGGCTTCCCCGGCGAGACCGAGGAGGATTTCCAGGACACGCTGCGCATCGTCGAGGAGGCGCGCTTCTCGTCCGCGTTCACCTTCATCTATTCGCCGCGACCTGGCACGCCGGCCGCCGAAATGGAGCAGGTGCCGCATGACGTGTCGCAGGAGCGTTTCGAACGTCTGGTCGCCCTGCAGGAGCGCATCACCGAGGAGGAGCTTAAGAAGTTCGAAGGCACGGACGTCGAGGTGATGATCACCGGCACACAGGGCAAGAAGGACGCCGCCACGCATCGCGTGACCGGCCGCGAGCGCACCGGCACCCTGGTGCATATCGGCGTGCCCGAAGGCGAGCCGATGCCCGGAATCGGCGATTTCGTCACCGCCACCGTCACCCACGCCGGCCGCCACAACCTCATCGCCGACCCCGACCCGAAGGCCGGGCAGACCTATCATGTGCGCCACTGA
- the miaA gene encoding tRNA (adenosine(37)-N6)-dimethylallyltransferase MiaA, translated as MCATDSTLRVVSIVGPTASGKTGLGIAIARRLAERGERAEIVNADAYQMYRGMDIGTAKPSAEEQAAVPHHLIDVIDPDDTMTVARFQTLARETIADLKSRGIRPILVGGSGLYARAAIDDISFPGTDPEIRAKLEERERTEGAGALFAELRDKDPVAAANMDARNARRTIRALEVIELTGRPFSATLPRYRYVIPSVQIGLDLDRGELDRRIDIRTKRMLDEGFVDEVRRLRSRLGATAGRALGYQQVIDFEDGLIDEEELFADIAQKTKRLARKQMGWFGRDPRIHWLEALNPRLVDNAMAIIAHADAGDYDPIDARADEYVQHHLGDIG; from the coding sequence ATGTGCGCCACTGACTCCACGCTGCGCGTCGTCTCCATCGTCGGTCCCACCGCCTCGGGCAAGACGGGGCTGGGCATCGCCATCGCGCGCCGGCTCGCCGAGCGGGGCGAGCGGGCCGAAATCGTGAACGCGGACGCCTACCAGATGTACCGCGGCATGGATATCGGCACCGCCAAGCCCAGCGCCGAGGAGCAGGCCGCCGTGCCGCACCATCTCATCGACGTCATCGACCCCGACGACACGATGACCGTGGCCCGTTTCCAGACGCTCGCCCGCGAAACCATCGCCGATCTCAAATCGCGCGGCATCCGGCCGATTCTTGTGGGAGGCTCCGGCCTGTACGCGCGCGCCGCCATCGATGACATCTCCTTTCCCGGCACGGACCCGGAGATCCGCGCGAAGCTTGAGGAACGCGAACGGACCGAAGGCGCGGGCGCGCTGTTCGCCGAGCTGCGCGACAAGGATCCCGTCGCCGCGGCGAATATGGACGCGCGCAACGCCCGGCGCACCATCCGCGCGCTGGAGGTCATCGAACTGACGGGCCGCCCGTTCTCGGCCACGCTGCCGCGCTACCGGTATGTGATTCCTTCCGTGCAGATCGGCCTTGATCTGGACCGTGGGGAGCTCGACCGCCGCATCGACATCCGCACCAAGCGGATGCTGGATGAGGGATTCGTCGACGAGGTGCGGCGGCTGCGTTCGCGGCTGGGGGCTACCGCAGGCCGCGCGCTCGGCTACCAGCAGGTCATCGACTTCGAGGACGGGCTGATCGACGAGGAGGAGCTTTTCGCCGACATCGCGCAGAAAACCAAGCGGCTCGCCCGCAAACAGATGGGCTGGTTCGGCCGCGACCCCAGAATCCACTGGCTTGAGGCGCTGAACCCGCGTCTGGTGGACAACGCGATGGCGATTATCGCCCACGCCGACGCCGGCGACTACGATCCCATCGACGCGCGCGCCGACGAGTACGTCCAGCATCATCTGGGCGACATCGGCTAG
- a CDS encoding Fic family protein — MTPAERASAVAFALKNCALEAMTPGDATMRAAADYERGDIDVARLIEIADESTARKIQSNGRLSDGSLDDHATDHADSVFARTVLLAERRWPASGDLAELTAIHRGLFEGVFADAGALRTSDTTREATDDKARARNPEAFFPAALIETGALNIATELADKRNLQVLDRDVFVREFTRIYDELGYLHPFKGGNAMVLRMFGSRLAHDAGWDLDWGSVTREGYKSAKHAAYRGDTDALERMFAGIVRPANPTRVFLIAGWDQGPAH; from the coding sequence ATGACTCCAGCAGAGCGTGCGAGCGCAGTCGCATTTGCATTGAAGAACTGCGCGTTGGAAGCGATGACGCCGGGCGACGCGACGATGCGTGCCGCGGCGGACTACGAGCGGGGCGACATCGACGTCGCCCGGCTGATCGAGATCGCCGACGAATCCACCGCCCGAAAGATCCAAAGCAACGGACGCCTGTCCGACGGCAGTCTGGACGACCATGCCACGGACCATGCGGATAGCGTGTTCGCCCGCACGGTGCTGCTTGCCGAACGTCGATGGCCCGCCTCCGGGGATCTGGCCGAATTGACCGCCATCCATAGGGGATTGTTCGAGGGCGTGTTCGCGGACGCGGGCGCGCTGCGCACCAGCGACACGACGCGCGAGGCGACGGACGACAAAGCCCGCGCCAGGAATCCCGAAGCGTTCTTCCCCGCCGCGCTGATCGAGACGGGCGCGTTGAACATCGCCACCGAACTGGCGGACAAACGCAATCTGCAGGTGTTGGACCGCGACGTGTTCGTGCGCGAGTTCACGAGGATCTACGACGAGTTGGGATATCTGCATCCGTTCAAGGGCGGCAACGCGATGGTGCTACGCATGTTCGGCTCGCGGCTCGCGCATGACGCCGGCTGGGACCTCGACTGGGGTTCGGTGACCCGTGAAGGATACAAATCCGCCAAACACGCGGCCTATCGGGGCGACACCGACGCGCTGGAACGCATGTTCGCGGGCATCGTCCGCCCGGCGAATCCGACCCGCGTGTTCCTGATCGCCGGCTGGGACCAGGGTCCGGCGCACTGA
- a CDS encoding FtsK/SpoIIIE family DNA translocase: MARSSSSKSSAKSRKTTGGSGARDGKTAIQPEFGDVAEPMWKKILLAIPRALGTAVRSITGVGEYDPAYRRDGLCFLLMVLAVLFCASEWVRVDGPFGQFLHAVASGVLGVMSVVLPVLLFYVAVRLMRNSGRESNNPRVVTGWVLLLWSICSVIDVALAAESTQFDIAVLQKAGGLFGFFLGSPLAWGLSNAFAIAIFVVVGLFSLLMITGTHVTDLPEVLARSWAKLRNKPYRPEGEEEETGDQFPNEVRVGDGTLAFADGVPSHDGDETAEEQSERKPGLFARLFRRAKNVDGGGLERYEADDPFATAASRHGDAAETSLIEPAGMPAVDSATQVMGMEFPSTDAPTTAMPGPSDDLDGGTVTMPALADPEHDPWAPIATGVIPAVSADGAGSTVALGASDSALSGELDGDDADGEQDDSDDALKPYQLPNLNILSKGQPHAMRTPANDKVIAALTSTFQQFNVDAKVIGFLRGPSVTQYEVELGAGVKVEKVTNLQRNIAYAVASSDVRILSPIPGKSAIGIEIPNVDREIVHLGDVLRSDKAMNDPNPMVTGVGKDVEGHFVTADLAKMPHLLVAGATGSGKSSFINSMLTSIIMRATPEQVRLIMVDPKRVELSAYAGIPHLLTPIITDPKKAAQALEWVVKEMDARYSDLEFFGFRHIKDFNEAVRAGKVHAPLGSQRKVAPYPYILVVVDEMADLMMVAKNDVESSIQRITQLARAAGVHLVLATQRPSVDVVTGLIKANIPSRLAFATSSATDSRVILDTVGAEALIGQGDALFLPMGSAKPIRVQGSWVSESEIRKAVEFVRTQRKPRYRDDIEQMAQEAEKKAVEPDEEIGDDMDVLLQAAELVVTTQFGSTSMLQRKLRVGFAKAGRLMDLLESRGVVGPSEGSKARQVLVQPNDLPAVLAFIRGETDSLESSAAQQGTLES, encoded by the coding sequence ATGGCACGATCATCATCCTCGAAGAGTTCAGCGAAGTCCCGTAAAACCACCGGCGGGTCAGGCGCCCGCGACGGCAAAACCGCGATCCAGCCCGAATTCGGGGATGTCGCGGAGCCGATGTGGAAGAAAATCCTGCTCGCGATTCCGCGGGCCCTCGGCACCGCCGTGCGTTCGATCACCGGCGTGGGGGAGTACGATCCCGCCTACCGCCGCGACGGCCTGTGCTTCCTGCTGATGGTGTTGGCGGTGCTGTTCTGCGCCTCCGAATGGGTGCGTGTGGACGGCCCTTTCGGGCAGTTCCTGCACGCCGTGGCCTCGGGCGTGTTGGGCGTGATGAGCGTGGTGCTGCCGGTATTGCTGTTCTATGTGGCCGTGCGTCTGATGCGCAACTCCGGTAGGGAGTCGAACAATCCGCGCGTGGTGACCGGCTGGGTGCTGCTGCTGTGGTCCATCTGCTCGGTGATCGATGTGGCGCTCGCCGCCGAATCCACGCAATTCGACATCGCCGTGCTGCAGAAGGCCGGCGGCCTGTTCGGCTTCTTCCTCGGATCGCCGTTGGCCTGGGGCCTATCCAACGCGTTCGCGATCGCCATCTTTGTGGTGGTGGGCCTGTTCTCCCTGCTGATGATCACCGGCACGCATGTGACCGACCTGCCCGAAGTGCTGGCGCGTTCATGGGCCAAACTGCGCAACAAGCCGTACCGACCGGAAGGCGAGGAAGAAGAGACGGGCGACCAGTTCCCCAACGAGGTACGCGTCGGCGACGGCACGCTCGCGTTCGCCGACGGCGTTCCCTCGCACGACGGCGATGAGACGGCCGAGGAACAATCCGAGCGCAAACCCGGTTTGTTCGCGCGCCTGTTCCGTCGCGCCAAAAACGTGGATGGCGGTGGCCTGGAGCGTTACGAAGCCGACGATCCCTTCGCCACCGCGGCGTCCCGGCATGGCGATGCCGCCGAAACCTCGCTTATCGAGCCGGCCGGCATGCCGGCGGTGGATTCCGCGACGCAGGTCATGGGAATGGAATTCCCCTCGACCGACGCTCCCACCACGGCGATGCCCGGTCCGAGCGACGACCTGGACGGCGGCACGGTGACGATGCCCGCGCTCGCCGATCCCGAACACGACCCGTGGGCGCCCATCGCCACCGGCGTCATTCCGGCCGTCTCCGCCGACGGCGCAGGCTCCACCGTGGCCCTCGGCGCATCCGATTCCGCCCTTTCGGGCGAGCTCGATGGCGACGATGCGGACGGCGAACAGGACGACTCCGACGATGCGCTGAAGCCCTACCAGCTGCCCAATCTCAACATCCTGTCCAAAGGCCAGCCGCATGCGATGCGCACCCCGGCCAACGACAAGGTGATCGCAGCGTTGACCTCCACCTTCCAGCAGTTCAATGTGGACGCGAAGGTGATCGGCTTCCTGCGCGGCCCATCGGTCACCCAATACGAGGTGGAGCTCGGTGCGGGCGTCAAAGTCGAGAAGGTCACCAACCTGCAGCGCAACATCGCCTACGCGGTGGCCAGCTCCGACGTGCGCATCCTCTCGCCGATCCCCGGCAAATCCGCCATCGGCATCGAAATCCCCAACGTCGACCGCGAGATCGTGCATCTGGGCGACGTGCTGCGTTCCGACAAGGCCATGAACGACCCCAATCCGATGGTCACCGGCGTCGGTAAGGACGTGGAGGGCCACTTCGTGACCGCCGACCTCGCCAAAATGCCGCATCTGCTGGTGGCCGGCGCCACCGGATCCGGTAAGTCGAGCTTCATCAACTCCATGCTCACCTCGATCATCATGCGCGCCACGCCCGAGCAGGTGCGGCTGATCATGGTGGACCCCAAACGCGTGGAGCTCTCCGCCTACGCGGGCATCCCGCATCTGCTCACGCCGATCATCACCGATCCCAAAAAGGCCGCGCAGGCCTTGGAATGGGTGGTCAAGGAGATGGACGCGCGCTACTCCGACCTGGAGTTCTTCGGCTTCCGCCACATCAAGGATTTCAACGAAGCCGTGCGCGCCGGCAAAGTGCACGCCCCCCTCGGATCCCAGCGCAAGGTGGCCCCATACCCGTACATCCTCGTGGTCGTCGACGAGATGGCCGACTTGATGATGGTCGCGAAAAACGATGTGGAAAGCTCCATCCAGCGCATCACCCAGTTGGCGCGCGCCGCCGGCGTGCACCTCGTGCTCGCCACCCAACGCCCGTCCGTGGACGTGGTCACCGGCCTGATCAAGGCGAACATCCCCTCGCGACTGGCCTTCGCCACCTCCTCGGCCACCGATTCGCGAGTCATCCTCGACACGGTCGGCGCCGAGGCGCTGATCGGCCAGGGCGACGCGTTGTTCCTGCCGATGGGCTCGGCCAAGCCGATCCGCGTGCAGGGCTCATGGGTGTCCGAATCGGAGATCCGCAAGGCCGTGGAATTCGTGCGCACCCAACGCAAGCCGCGCTATCGCGACGACATCGAACAGATGGCGCAGGAGGCCGAGAAGAAGGCCGTCGAACCCGACGAGGAGATCGGCGACGATATGGACGTGCTGCTGCAGGCGGCCGAACTGGTCGTCACCACGCAGTTCGGTTCCACCTCGATGCTGCAGCGTAAGCTGCGCGTCGGATTCGCCAAAGCCGGGCGTCTGATGGACCTGTTGGAATCACGCGGCGTGGTCGGCCCCTCCGAAGGGTCCAAAGCCCGCCAGGTGCTGGTTCAGCCCAATGACCTGCCGGCCGTGCTCGCCTTCATCCGCGGCGAAACCGACTCCTTGGAATCGTCCGCGGCCCAGCAGGGCACGCTTGAATCATGA
- the pgsA gene encoding CDP-diacylglycerol--glycerol-3-phosphate 3-phosphatidyltransferase, with protein sequence MTETQTSKKSSLLDGWNAPPNLVTYSRIVLVVVFLVLAALAGPWGADNLTMRWVAAVLFIIAASTDKIDGWMARKYHMVTELGKLMDPIADKLLTCGALILASIFGELGWWVTILFLIREIGITVMRFFVIDTGGKVIAAEWPGKLKTVFQCVGLSMLLLPMWSLDAGQTTPMWMSVYYFLTYAMIYVALVLCLYSGGIYLYNTFAGGKKQQSAGDAEA encoded by the coding sequence ATGACTGAGACCCAAACATCCAAGAAATCGTCGTTGCTGGACGGATGGAACGCCCCTCCGAATCTGGTCACCTACTCGCGCATCGTGCTGGTGGTGGTGTTTCTTGTGCTGGCGGCGCTCGCCGGCCCGTGGGGCGCGGACAATCTGACGATGCGTTGGGTCGCCGCCGTGCTGTTCATCATCGCCGCCTCCACCGATAAGATCGACGGCTGGATGGCCCGCAAATACCATATGGTCACCGAGCTGGGCAAACTGATGGATCCGATCGCCGACAAACTGCTCACCTGCGGCGCTCTGATTCTCGCCTCCATATTCGGCGAACTCGGCTGGTGGGTGACCATCCTGTTCCTCATACGCGAGATCGGCATCACCGTGATGCGTTTCTTCGTCATCGACACCGGCGGCAAGGTGATCGCCGCCGAATGGCCCGGCAAGTTGAAAACCGTGTTCCAGTGCGTCGGCCTGTCGATGCTGCTGCTGCCGATGTGGTCGCTGGACGCCGGGCAGACGACTCCGATGTGGATGAGCGTCTACTACTTCCTCACCTACGCGATGATTTATGTGGCGTTGGTGCTGTGCCTGTACTCGGGCGGCATCTACCTGTACAACACCTTTGCCGGCGGCAAGAAGCAGCAGTCCGCCGGCGACGCCGAAGCCTGA
- a CDS encoding CinA family protein: protein MAESACAGEEGRSSSNAANATQERCDALAARVLAYCEARGLKIACAESLTGGLLADAFVRIPGASNVLLGSAVTYDINAKASILGVDGALLGREGAVHPEVAEQMAEGAARLYEQPQYGDKVIGLSTTGVAGPGPDGDKPAGLVYVGVSLPPCVAAGRAMRRTESVELRLHGTRSEVRRLTVACVLENLSQLLAIFQE from the coding sequence ATGGCCGAATCGGCGTGCGCCGGTGAGGAGGGCCGTTCGTCCTCGAATGCGGCGAATGCGACGCAGGAGCGATGCGACGCGCTTGCGGCCCGTGTGCTGGCGTATTGCGAGGCGCGCGGACTGAAAATCGCCTGCGCCGAATCACTTACCGGAGGATTGCTGGCCGACGCGTTCGTGCGGATTCCCGGGGCTTCGAATGTGCTGCTGGGATCGGCGGTCACCTACGACATCAACGCCAAAGCCTCCATACTCGGTGTGGATGGTGCCTTGCTCGGGCGTGAGGGCGCCGTCCATCCCGAAGTGGCGGAGCAGATGGCCGAGGGCGCGGCGCGGCTGTATGAGCAGCCGCAATACGGCGACAAAGTGATCGGCCTGTCCACCACCGGCGTCGCGGGTCCCGGTCCGGACGGTGACAAGCCGGCCGGACTGGTGTATGTCGGCGTTTCGCTGCCGCCTTGCGTGGCCGCCGGTCGCGCCATGCGCCGAACCGAGTCCGTCGAATTGCGGTTGCATGGCACTCGAAGTGAGGTTCGACGCCTTACTGTCGCATGCGTTTTGGAAAACTTGAGCCAACTCTTAGCAATTTTTCAGGAATAA
- a CDS encoding helix-turn-helix domain-containing protein: METLTRNEQQMEIHAAAPTVVRPGTARMRELTPAQRRAVMFAQQQVIKARAAKKAKDERQAALSRMWQEEDSDIKPRSATRVREESKTTGRVSLREAIGQVLRDLRTRDHKTLREVSEKAGVSLGYLSEVERGQKEASSELLTSISEALGVSTAQMLRLVADHLDEVGA, translated from the coding sequence ATGGAGACGCTGACCCGCAACGAACAGCAAATGGAAATTCACGCCGCGGCGCCGACTGTGGTGCGTCCGGGAACCGCGCGCATGCGTGAGCTGACCCCGGCCCAGCGCCGTGCGGTGATGTTCGCGCAGCAGCAGGTGATCAAGGCGCGTGCCGCGAAAAAGGCCAAGGACGAGCGCCAGGCGGCGTTGAGCCGGATGTGGCAGGAGGAGGATTCCGACATCAAGCCGCGTTCCGCGACGCGTGTGCGTGAGGAATCCAAGACGACGGGGCGCGTGTCGCTGCGTGAGGCCATCGGCCAAGTGCTGCGCGATCTGCGCACCCGCGATCATAAGACCCTGCGTGAGGTCAGCGAGAAGGCCGGTGTGTCGCTGGGATATCTTTCCGAGGTGGAGCGCGGGCAGAAGGAGGCCAGCTCCGAGCTGCTCACCTCCATCTCCGAAGCGCTGGGCGTGAGCACCGCGCAGATGCTGCGTCTGGTCGCCGACCATCTCGACGAGGTCGGCGCGTAA
- a CDS encoding DUF3046 domain-containing protein produces the protein MREREFWELLEEVFGRVYGRSLSRDQRLDRLGGMTAVEALEAGEEPRTIWNVLCDQMEVPDGERWGKDHNAPPMPYASGR, from the coding sequence ATGCGGGAACGGGAATTCTGGGAATTGCTCGAAGAGGTGTTCGGGCGTGTCTATGGCCGCAGTCTGTCGCGCGACCAGCGGCTGGACCGTCTGGGCGGCATGACCGCGGTCGAGGCGTTGGAGGCCGGTGAGGAGCCCCGCACGATATGGAACGTGCTGTGCGACCAGATGGAGGTGCCGGACGGCGAGCGGTGGGGCAAGGATCATAACGCACCGCCGATGCCATATGCTTCCGGACGATAG